The following coding sequences lie in one Kamptonema formosum PCC 6407 genomic window:
- a CDS encoding DUF7682 family zinc-binding protein, which produces MAKRKRIFPCGHKGYGKTCHRCTQERQAQDHQVLAIAEKRNKKLEWEASFAQDVIDLRGLPDYVVVKARAIITTVTHKNYREFGGKRLRHNRFIISIPVTRNYRMLCEDCGTFLIPQKVISHEAYNVCKPGS; this is translated from the coding sequence ATGGCTAAAAGAAAACGGATTTTTCCGTGCGGTCACAAAGGATATGGTAAAACGTGCCATCGCTGCACGCAAGAGCGTCAGGCACAGGATCATCAAGTTCTGGCGATCGCAGAAAAACGAAACAAAAAACTGGAATGGGAGGCATCATTTGCCCAGGATGTCATTGATTTACGAGGACTCCCTGATTATGTAGTAGTAAAGGCACGAGCCATCATTACTACTGTCACCCACAAGAATTACAGAGAATTTGGCGGCAAGCGCCTCCGTCACAACCGTTTCATTATCAGTATCCCTGTAACACGAAACTACAGAATGCTCTGCGAAGATTGTGGCACTTTCTTGATTCCTCAAAAAGTTATATCCCACGAAGCCTACAATGTCTGCAAACCAGGAAGTTAG
- a CDS encoding cysteine desulfurase family protein: MQIYLDYSATTPIRPEAIAAMQAAFTQYWGNPSSLHDWGQRAATTLELSRMQVASLINAPPESVIFTSGGTEADNLAILGIARHYKQPQHIIISSVEHPAVAEPVRFLEQLGWEVTRLPVDRLGRVHPLDLHASLQPNTVLVSVIFGQSEVGTLQPIEALGKIARSHGVLFHTDAVQVAGRIPIDVQKLPVDLLSISSHKIYGPQGSGMLYIREGVELAPVFGGGGQEMKLRSGTQAVPNIVGFGVAAELALQEMAEETPRLIGLRDRLFDKLAEVPNLVPTGDRYCRLPHHLSFVVASKDENITGKTLVRQLNLAGIGISSGSACSSGKITPIPTLLAMGYSETEAIRGIRLTLGRDTTEADIDWTAIAIAQIMERLMPKRLTVNC, encoded by the coding sequence ATGCAAATTTATTTAGACTACAGCGCCACTACACCCATACGCCCAGAAGCGATCGCCGCCATGCAAGCTGCCTTTACTCAATATTGGGGCAACCCTTCCAGCTTGCACGATTGGGGTCAAAGAGCAGCCACAACTCTAGAATTATCTAGAATGCAAGTAGCTAGCCTGATCAATGCCCCGCCGGAATCAGTGATTTTTACCTCTGGTGGCACAGAAGCCGACAACTTGGCAATTTTAGGCATCGCCCGCCATTACAAGCAGCCGCAACACATCATCATTTCCAGCGTTGAACATCCCGCCGTAGCAGAACCAGTAAGGTTTCTCGAACAACTAGGCTGGGAAGTAACCCGATTGCCAGTCGATCGCTTGGGGAGAGTTCATCCCCTCGACTTACACGCATCGCTACAACCCAATACAGTCCTAGTTTCCGTGATTTTCGGTCAGAGTGAAGTAGGCACGCTACAACCAATTGAAGCTTTGGGCAAAATTGCCCGTTCTCATGGGGTCTTATTTCATACAGATGCCGTTCAGGTTGCTGGCAGAATCCCGATCGACGTGCAAAAATTGCCAGTTGACTTGCTATCGATATCTAGCCATAAAATCTATGGCCCTCAAGGTTCTGGGATGCTTTATATCCGAGAAGGAGTAGAATTAGCCCCAGTATTTGGGGGCGGTGGTCAAGAAATGAAGCTGCGATCGGGGACGCAAGCAGTGCCAAATATAGTTGGTTTTGGCGTGGCGGCGGAATTGGCATTACAGGAAATGGCAGAGGAAACGCCGAGATTAATTGGATTGCGCGATCGCCTATTTGATAAATTAGCTGAGGTACCGAATTTAGTACCAACAGGCGATCGCTATTGTAGATTGCCACACCATCTTAGTTTTGTGGTTGCCAGTAAAGATGAAAATATTACAGGCAAAACCTTAGTGCGGCAACTAAATCTGGCGGGAATTGGTATCAGTTCCGGTTCTGCTTGTAGTAGTGGAAAAATTACGCCCATTCCAACCTTGTTGGCGATGGGATACAGCGAAACTGAGGCTATTCGAGGAATTCGCTTGACTCTGGGCAGAGATACCACCGAAGCTGATATAGACTGGACTGCGATCGCGATCGCCCAAATTATGGAAAGATTAATGCCAAAACGGTTAACTGTTAACTGTTAA
- a CDS encoding DUF1995 family protein, producing the protein MIELPKTLEEAIAQSREAVKAALNDAQTRLQIELVFPEIALQAQSITQQFITDFEELANGLKVFFPDTGSAALARRDWGTVPFKITDLGSSRSPVAEKIEPEDQIFLLVNASSIEVAQVEQLCNAADSRPVILLNPRLEDAATIGIGYAGRQLRDRFLNTLQSCYYIRPLPTAALFRCYPQSWQVWLEETEGEYKLISETAQKPVGDELERIIAPTVQNGDPSAPQSAPVKKKGMLAELQSLFRALTN; encoded by the coding sequence ATGATTGAACTCCCGAAAACACTTGAAGAAGCGATCGCCCAATCTCGCGAAGCAGTGAAAGCTGCCCTCAACGACGCTCAAACCCGGTTACAAATTGAATTAGTTTTCCCAGAAATCGCACTGCAAGCACAGTCAATAACCCAGCAATTCATCACCGACTTTGAAGAACTAGCAAACGGCCTTAAAGTCTTCTTTCCTGACACAGGTTCAGCCGCCCTTGCTCGCCGAGACTGGGGAACAGTACCATTTAAAATTACAGACCTTGGTAGCAGTAGATCCCCCGTAGCAGAGAAAATCGAGCCAGAAGACCAAATTTTCCTACTGGTAAATGCTTCCTCCATCGAAGTCGCCCAAGTCGAACAACTCTGTAACGCCGCCGATTCCCGGCCCGTAATTCTCCTCAACCCCCGTCTGGAAGACGCAGCTACCATTGGCATTGGTTATGCAGGTCGCCAATTGCGCGATCGCTTCCTCAATACCCTCCAATCTTGCTACTACATCAGACCCCTACCAACGGCGGCCCTTTTCCGTTGCTACCCTCAATCTTGGCAAGTATGGCTGGAGGAAACAGAGGGTGAATACAAACTGATATCCGAAACCGCCCAAAAACCTGTAGGAGACGAGCTCGAACGGATTATAGCCCCAACTGTCCAAAATGGCGATCCTTCTGCTCCACAGTCGGCCCCTGTCAAGAAAAAAGGAATGCTGGCAGAACTTCAAAGTCTGTTCCGAGCACTTACAAACTAA
- a CDS encoding metallophosphoesterase produces MNQRRIVIGDVHGHYDGLMTLLEAIAPNSDDRVYFLGDLIDRGPKSAQVVDFVKQSSYQCLLGNHEQLMIEANGSDPRSLPAWLYSGGQATIDSYIDIGMIPYKHLDWMRSLPPYLDLGDIWLAHAGVDPKLSLKQQSTYQLCWIRGEFHRISKPYFPDKLIITGHTITFTFEGVSPGELAQGNGWLDIDTGAYHPRSGWLTGLDITHRLVYQVNVFEHKVRTLHLDEAVKQIKIPQLSIRHNDRMNTIY; encoded by the coding sequence ATGAACCAACGGCGCATCGTCATTGGGGACGTACACGGACACTACGATGGGTTAATGACCCTTTTAGAAGCGATCGCCCCCAATAGTGACGATCGAGTTTATTTCTTAGGCGATTTAATAGACAGGGGGCCCAAAAGCGCTCAAGTGGTAGATTTTGTGAAGCAAAGTTCCTACCAATGCCTGTTGGGAAACCACGAACAACTGATGATCGAGGCGAATGGAAGCGATCCGCGATCTTTACCAGCTTGGCTCTACAGTGGGGGACAGGCGACAATAGATAGTTATATAGATATAGGGATGATTCCGTATAAACACTTAGATTGGATGCGATCGCTTCCCCCCTACCTCGACTTAGGCGATATTTGGCTAGCTCATGCTGGAGTCGATCCTAAACTCTCTCTCAAACAGCAATCTACCTATCAACTCTGTTGGATTCGCGGAGAATTTCATCGGATTTCCAAGCCTTATTTTCCTGATAAATTAATTATCACAGGCCATACTATTACTTTTACCTTTGAGGGTGTTAGTCCCGGAGAATTAGCACAAGGAAACGGTTGGTTAGACATTGACACTGGAGCGTACCATCCCAGAAGCGGCTGGTTAACAGGATTAGATATTACTCATCGCCTAGTCTATCAAGTAAATGTGTTTGAGCATAAAGTCCGCACCTTACATTTAGATGAAGCTGTCAAGCAGATTAAAATTCCTCAGTTGTCGATTCGCCATAACGATCGGATGAACACAATTTACTAA
- a CDS encoding carbamoyltransferase family protein, which produces MNILGISAYYHDSAAALVSNGEIIAAAQEERFSRKKHDARFPENAIAYCLKAAKLELREIDRIVFYDKPLVKFERLLETYLSYAPHGFRSFLAAMPVWLKEKLYLKTVLKREFAKMGGCKTPLVPPLLFTEHHQAHAASAFYPSPFQQAVVLCLDGVGEWATTSVWWGDGNQLTPQWEIDFPHSLGLLYSAFTYYTGFKVNSGEYKLMGLAPYGEPKYVDKILTHLLDLKDDGTFRLNMDYFNYTTGLTMTNKKFDELFGGSPRQAEGKLTQREMDIAASIQVVTEEVVLRLSRTVQKEFNADYLCLAGGVALNCVANGRILREGPFKDIWIQPAAGDAGGALGAALAVWYEYGDQQRNVKNWLVGDVGESSPETEDTGEGLSVVTAAAIAQRGVPAIATKSTAKLACNDQMRGSYLGPRYSDAEILEYFDGIQANYQRLDDAELMPRLAEILDGGNVIGWFQGRMEFGPRALGGRSIIGDPRNTKMQSVMNLKIKYRESFRPFAPSVLAERVSEYFEIDHSSPYMLLVAPVKASLRIPMTAQQEQLFGIDKLNVPRSELPAVTHVDYSARIQTVHKETNPRYYDLISNFEKRTGCAVLVNTSFNVRGEPIVCTPEDAYRCFMRTEMDYLVVENFLLAKSEQIPWKQDDSWKSEFELD; this is translated from the coding sequence ATGAACATACTTGGCATTTCGGCGTATTACCACGACAGCGCCGCAGCCTTAGTTTCCAATGGCGAAATTATCGCCGCCGCGCAGGAAGAGAGATTTTCCCGCAAGAAGCATGACGCGAGATTTCCAGAGAATGCGATCGCCTATTGCCTCAAAGCAGCCAAACTAGAGCTACGGGAAATAGATCGCATTGTCTTTTATGACAAACCCCTAGTCAAATTCGAGCGATTGCTCGAAACTTATCTATCTTATGCCCCTCATGGTTTTCGCTCCTTTTTAGCAGCAATGCCAGTCTGGCTCAAAGAAAAGCTCTACCTCAAAACTGTATTAAAAAGAGAGTTTGCAAAAATGGGTGGTTGCAAGACCCCCTTAGTACCTCCCCTGCTATTTACCGAACATCACCAAGCCCACGCCGCCTCAGCCTTTTACCCTAGTCCCTTTCAACAAGCCGTCGTTCTCTGTCTTGATGGTGTGGGCGAATGGGCGACAACTTCCGTTTGGTGGGGAGATGGCAACCAACTTACTCCTCAGTGGGAAATTGACTTTCCTCACTCACTAGGCTTGCTCTATTCAGCATTTACCTACTACACAGGCTTTAAAGTCAACTCTGGTGAGTACAAACTCATGGGTTTAGCCCCCTACGGCGAACCCAAATATGTAGACAAAATCCTCACTCACCTGCTTGACCTCAAGGACGATGGTACTTTCCGGTTGAATATGGATTATTTCAACTACACCACCGGCTTGACGATGACGAATAAGAAGTTTGACGAACTGTTTGGCGGGTCACCGCGTCAAGCTGAGGGTAAACTCACCCAGAGGGAAATGGACATCGCTGCTTCCATTCAAGTTGTGACTGAAGAAGTAGTGTTGCGCCTCAGCAGAACAGTCCAAAAAGAATTCAATGCTGATTATCTCTGTCTGGCGGGAGGAGTAGCGCTTAACTGTGTTGCTAACGGTCGAATTTTGCGCGAAGGGCCTTTTAAAGATATTTGGATTCAACCCGCTGCGGGAGATGCAGGCGGCGCTTTGGGTGCGGCTTTGGCGGTTTGGTACGAATATGGCGACCAGCAGCGGAATGTTAAAAATTGGTTAGTAGGGGATGTAGGGGAGTCATCGCCAGAAACTGAAGATACCGGTGAGGGTTTGTCTGTTGTAACGGCTGCTGCGATCGCGCAGCGCGGCGTACCCGCGATCGCTACCAAATCTACTGCTAAGCTAGCCTGCAATGACCAAATGCGGGGTTCCTATCTAGGGCCGCGCTACAGTGATGCTGAGATTCTGGAGTATTTCGACGGTATCCAAGCCAATTATCAGCGCCTTGATGACGCAGAACTGATGCCTCGCTTAGCGGAAATTTTAGATGGGGGCAATGTAATCGGTTGGTTCCAAGGCCGGATGGAATTTGGGCCTCGCGCTTTAGGCGGGCGATCGATTATTGGCGACCCCCGCAATACTAAAATGCAGTCGGTGATGAACCTGAAAATCAAATACCGGGAATCATTTCGACCTTTTGCACCGTCAGTATTGGCCGAACGGGTTTCGGAGTATTTTGAGATTGACCACTCCAGCCCTTATATGTTATTAGTAGCTCCTGTGAAAGCAAGTCTGAGAATTCCGATGACAGCTCAGCAAGAGCAACTTTTTGGCATTGACAAGCTGAATGTCCCTCGCTCAGAATTGCCTGCTGTCACCCACGTCGATTACTCGGCTCGCATCCAGACAGTTCACAAAGAAACCAATCCCCGCTACTATGATTTAATCTCTAATTTTGAGAAGAGAACTGGTTGTGCGGTACTGGTTAATACTTCTTTTAATGTCCGAGGCGAACCGATTGTCTGTACTCCAGAAGATGCTTACCGCTGTTTTATGCGGACGGAAATGGATTATCTGGTAGTGGAGAATTTCTTGTTAGCTAAGTCGGAACAAATTCCTTGGAAACAAGATGATTCTTGGAAGAGTGAATTTGAATTAGATTAG
- a CDS encoding SxtJ family membrane protein: MSNHDKIPKLDNKGLRDFGLLIGGLIGFIFGLLIPLLHHRSISLIPWWPWIICGVMIALALVAPAALNPVYLLWMRFGLVMHAIQTRLILGIVFYLIMLPMGIIKQLFGKDAMQRKLERDTVTYRVPSKVRTKVSMERPF; the protein is encoded by the coding sequence ATGAGTAATCACGACAAAATACCAAAACTTGACAACAAAGGACTGCGCGACTTTGGACTGTTAATAGGTGGATTAATTGGTTTTATTTTTGGTCTATTAATCCCTCTACTACACCATCGTTCTATCAGCCTTATTCCTTGGTGGCCCTGGATTATCTGCGGTGTAATGATAGCTTTGGCATTGGTTGCGCCAGCAGCACTAAATCCTGTCTATCTCCTATGGATGAGATTTGGGCTGGTTATGCACGCCATCCAAACCCGGCTGATTTTAGGGATAGTATTTTACCTAATCATGCTGCCAATGGGGATTATTAAGCAGTTATTTGGTAAAGATGCTATGCAGCGTAAATTGGAAAGAGATACGGTGACATACCGCGTGCCTAGTAAAGTCAGAACAAAAGTTAGTATGGAGCGACCTTTCTAA
- a CDS encoding DUF5989 family protein, with the protein MFEATLDFLKDLWAFMKERQKYWLLPLIITLVLLGALIVLSQGSVIAPFIYTLF; encoded by the coding sequence ATGTTTGAAGCAACATTAGACTTTTTGAAAGATTTGTGGGCGTTTATGAAAGAACGCCAGAAGTATTGGCTATTGCCCTTGATTATTACCTTAGTTCTTTTGGGAGCTTTAATTGTATTGAGTCAGGGTTCTGTGATTGCCCCCTTTATCTACACGCTGTTTTGA
- a CDS encoding SGNH/GDSL hydrolase family protein — MSKLKNWSVNLGLTLGSLAIGVLIGEVGLRIAGSEGYQKIGDVVDSAPTIFHTSDPDRGWGLKPGAAGDWRGEGESYVRVNSDGLRDREHNKAKPKNTFRIAVLGDSFTEAIHVPMERTFWAKMENRLGKCEAIKGKQVEVINFGVQGYGTAQELITLRKKVWDYNPDVVILALFIGNDLINNSRELEYDHYRPFFIYDRNGKLVEDMSFRNLPPIDRNRYAVSIVDRFPTWLVNNSRILQVTKKVELDIKKRQISDNFTALSANNLKEPQDQTWQEAWRLTEDLIVLMRNEVVNKGADFLLVNIGDPMQVQPDRAKTKQNMEQNNIQDLFYADKRMQALGDRGGFPVLNLAQPFQAYAEQNKICLHGFDNALPCGGHWNPEGHRLAARMISEKLCQQLK; from the coding sequence ATGAGCAAACTGAAAAATTGGAGTGTCAATTTAGGATTGACACTCGGCAGTTTAGCAATAGGGGTGTTAATTGGTGAAGTAGGATTGCGAATTGCTGGCAGTGAGGGTTATCAAAAAATAGGAGATGTTGTAGATTCCGCACCGACAATTTTTCACACTTCCGATCCAGATCGCGGGTGGGGACTGAAACCTGGTGCTGCTGGCGATTGGCGAGGTGAGGGTGAAAGTTATGTACGGGTTAATAGCGATGGTTTGCGCGATCGCGAACACAATAAAGCTAAGCCTAAAAATACCTTCCGAATTGCAGTGCTAGGAGATTCTTTCACAGAGGCAATTCATGTGCCAATGGAAAGGACTTTTTGGGCAAAAATGGAAAATAGACTGGGAAAATGTGAGGCCATAAAAGGCAAGCAAGTTGAGGTAATTAATTTTGGAGTGCAAGGATATGGCACTGCTCAAGAATTGATTACTTTGCGGAAAAAGGTATGGGATTATAATCCTGATGTTGTTATCCTGGCTTTGTTTATCGGCAATGACCTCATCAATAATTCTCGTGAACTTGAATATGACCATTATCGACCATTTTTTATTTACGATCGCAATGGCAAATTAGTAGAGGATATGTCCTTTCGCAATCTCCCTCCTATCGATCGGAATCGCTATGCTGTTTCAATTGTTGATAGATTTCCTACTTGGTTAGTCAACAATTCTCGAATTTTACAAGTGACTAAAAAAGTAGAGCTAGATATTAAGAAGCGACAAATATCTGACAACTTTACAGCTTTAAGTGCTAATAATTTAAAGGAACCTCAAGATCAAACTTGGCAGGAGGCATGGCGCTTAACTGAGGATTTGATTGTATTAATGCGGAATGAAGTAGTCAATAAAGGTGCTGATTTCCTATTGGTTAATATCGGCGATCCAATGCAAGTTCAACCCGATCGAGCGAAAACTAAACAAAATATGGAGCAAAACAATATTCAAGATTTGTTTTATGCAGATAAAAGGATGCAGGCATTAGGCGATCGCGGGGGTTTTCCTGTATTGAATTTAGCTCAGCCTTTCCAGGCTTATGCTGAACAAAATAAGATTTGCCTGCATGGATTTGATAACGCCTTGCCCTGCGGAGGTCATTGGAATCCTGAAGGGCATCGGCTTGCTGCTAGAATGATTTCTGAAAAGCTGTGCCAACAATTGAAATAA
- a CDS encoding metal ABC transporter ATP-binding protein, whose product MEPILEVKNLTCGYQKLPVFTGLNLALYPRQLSGLVGPSGSGKSTLIKAILGLIRPWGGEIWFRGKRLKSEVAPPKVGYVPQVETVDWTFPVTAEEVVMMGRYRQQKIWPLPSKRDRAVARSFLARVGIEYVADRPIGELSGGQQQRVFLARALVGKPEIVFLDEPTSSSDLQVQHELLHLLADLNQQGLTIFLSTHDLNSVATHLPWVVCFNHGLICQGQPIDVFTPANLEQTFGAQMIVYHQGDRILIASDSTSIRHQMQQNLPKFLS is encoded by the coding sequence ATGGAACCAATATTAGAAGTCAAAAACTTGACTTGCGGCTATCAAAAACTGCCAGTATTTACAGGGCTAAATTTGGCTCTTTATCCGCGTCAGTTATCAGGATTAGTGGGGCCATCGGGAAGCGGTAAAAGCACGCTGATTAAGGCAATTTTAGGGTTAATTCGCCCTTGGGGTGGAGAGATTTGGTTTCGGGGCAAACGATTAAAATCAGAAGTTGCACCGCCAAAAGTAGGCTATGTACCGCAGGTGGAAACAGTAGATTGGACTTTTCCGGTGACAGCGGAAGAAGTGGTGATGATGGGGCGTTACAGACAGCAGAAGATTTGGCCGTTGCCATCGAAACGCGATCGCGCAGTGGCTCGCTCATTTTTGGCCCGCGTCGGGATTGAATACGTTGCCGATCGACCTATTGGCGAATTGTCGGGGGGACAACAGCAGCGAGTTTTTCTGGCTAGGGCATTAGTTGGAAAACCAGAAATAGTCTTTTTAGATGAGCCTACTAGCAGTTCTGATTTGCAAGTTCAGCACGAACTATTGCATCTTTTAGCAGATTTAAATCAGCAAGGCTTGACAATTTTTCTCTCTACCCATGACCTTAATTCCGTAGCCACACATTTACCTTGGGTGGTATGTTTCAATCACGGCTTAATCTGTCAAGGTCAACCTATTGATGTTTTTACTCCGGCTAATCTAGAGCAGACTTTTGGTGCTCAAATGATAGTTTATCACCAAGGCGACCGGATTTTAATTGCTAGCGATAGCACTTCTATTCGTCATCAAATGCAGCAAAACTTACCTAAATTTTTGTCGTAA
- a CDS encoding metal ABC transporter substrate-binding protein, with product MLKISSVLLVLSMMTVACRGTENQTVVPTPVATSTSTSPNNSQTAAKPLVVTTVAPITNIVSNIAGDRVEVKGIVPEGADSHTFEPRPSDSELLSKANLIISNGLRLEVPTEKLANASKPKDTKIYELGNNTITQNEWLFDFSFPKEKGDPNPHLWVNPKYAEAYAKLAAEQLTQLDPAGKDYYATNLKNYLQRLDELDKATRAIVASIPEKNRKLITYHDSWAYWAREYGFEVIGAIQPSDFKEPSAQEVTQLVDQVRKTGVPAIFGSEVYPSKVEEQIAREANVKTANTADDELPGEGSANAMENSNPQHTYIGMMVRNLEILAANLGGNPDLVKNVNTANVVGPTASK from the coding sequence ATGCTTAAAATTTCATCAGTGCTATTAGTACTGAGCATGATGACGGTTGCCTGTAGGGGAACTGAGAATCAAACAGTAGTTCCAACTCCTGTAGCTACCAGCACTTCTACTTCCCCCAACAACTCTCAGACAGCAGCTAAACCTTTAGTCGTAACCACAGTAGCTCCTATCACTAATATTGTCAGCAATATTGCAGGCGATCGCGTGGAAGTCAAGGGTATTGTTCCAGAGGGCGCTGATTCTCACACTTTCGAGCCACGCCCTTCAGATAGCGAACTACTTTCTAAAGCAAATTTAATTATCTCTAACGGTCTGCGTTTGGAAGTTCCTACAGAAAAATTGGCCAACGCTTCTAAGCCTAAAGACACCAAAATTTATGAATTAGGTAACAACACTATTACTCAAAATGAATGGCTCTTTGACTTCAGCTTTCCCAAGGAAAAAGGAGATCCAAACCCTCATTTGTGGGTAAATCCTAAGTACGCTGAAGCCTACGCCAAACTAGCAGCCGAACAGTTAACCCAACTAGATCCCGCAGGTAAAGATTACTATGCTACTAATTTAAAAAATTACCTGCAAAGGCTGGATGAATTAGATAAAGCAACCCGCGCCATAGTTGCCAGTATTCCTGAAAAGAATCGCAAGCTAATTACCTATCACGATTCTTGGGCTTATTGGGCGAGAGAGTACGGTTTTGAAGTAATTGGTGCAATCCAGCCTTCAGATTTTAAAGAACCTTCGGCTCAAGAGGTGACACAGCTAGTCGATCAGGTTCGTAAAACAGGGGTTCCTGCTATTTTTGGCTCGGAAGTTTACCCCAGTAAAGTAGAAGAGCAAATTGCCCGTGAAGCAAATGTAAAAACAGCCAATACTGCTGATGATGAATTACCTGGTGAGGGTTCCGCTAATGCAATGGAAAACTCGAATCCTCAACATACTTATATTGGGATGATGGTTAGGAATTTGGAGATACTTGCTGCTAATTTGGGCGGTAATCCCGACTTAGTTAAAAATGTCAATACTGCTAATGTGGTGGGGCCGACAGCATCGAAGTAA